In a genomic window of Methanoregula sp. UBA64:
- a CDS encoding energy-coupling factor transporter transmembrane component T family protein produces MAEILQYVHKDGFFHRLHPFSKILFIIVASIICILVTSIPVLLLMVVAMLVLAFIGHLHREVIQQLKLVLVMSVVFVVITVLTMPGGDTIGYLIPQSVPVIGGAIPITTGAISVGLVLALRFMVLIFAFQLFLISTQPRDLVHAMEKLRMPIDYILMFIIALRFIPTLQIEGQRIHEAQLARGYNPGTGMIGKVKSVAPIVIPLVSNALLRSNVLGLTIDMRGYRTGVRTRIRERTFSGGDYAMISGLCGTAALFGIVAFALPALVF; encoded by the coding sequence TTCTTCCACCGGCTCCACCCGTTCTCGAAGATCCTCTTCATCATTGTCGCAAGCATCATCTGTATCCTTGTCACGAGCATCCCGGTCCTTCTTTTGATGGTCGTGGCAATGCTCGTCCTTGCCTTCATCGGCCACCTCCACCGCGAAGTGATCCAGCAGCTCAAGCTCGTGCTCGTAATGAGCGTTGTCTTTGTGGTAATCACGGTGCTCACGATGCCGGGCGGCGACACAATCGGGTACCTTATCCCGCAGTCAGTGCCGGTGATCGGCGGGGCAATCCCCATCACGACCGGCGCCATCAGCGTTGGCCTGGTCCTCGCGCTCCGGTTCATGGTCCTGATCTTTGCATTCCAGCTCTTTTTGATCTCCACCCAGCCCCGCGACCTGGTGCATGCAATGGAGAAACTCCGCATGCCCATCGATTACATCCTCATGTTCATCATCGCGCTCCGGTTCATCCCGACTCTCCAGATCGAGGGGCAGCGGATCCACGAGGCCCAGCTCGCCCGGGGCTACAACCCGGGGACCGGCATGATCGGGAAAGTAAAGAGCGTTGCGCCCATCGTGATCCCGCTCGTCTCGAACGCTCTTTTGCGCTCGAACGTGCTCGGCCTCACTATCGACATGCGGGGCTACCGCACGGGCGTCCGGACCCGGATCCGGGAGCGGACGTTCTCCGGCGGGGACTATGCAATGATCTCCGGGCTCTGCGGTACGGCAGCCCTGTTCGGCATCGTTGCCTTTGCACTGCCGGCGCTGGTCTTTTAA
- a CDS encoding ABC transporter ATP-binding protein, with amino-acid sequence MTETPLIRLAGVTKTYHLESGDFTALRDVSLDIPENDFVAIMGPSGSGKSTMMNQLGLLDVPTTGKLCISGRDVSFMSNLERTHMRRDLIGYIFQKFYLIPLLSAYENVEYPLILRYKQRDTSGKAAELLARVGIDAEMSLHRPSQLSGGQQQRVAIARALVNDPKILLCDEPTGNLDKKTGLQIMDILCTLHNEGRTVILVTHDPKIAEYASRIIRLDDGQIVEES; translated from the coding sequence ATGACCGAGACCCCCCTGATCCGGCTGGCCGGCGTGACCAAGACCTATCACCTGGAGAGCGGGGATTTTACCGCGCTCAGAGATGTCTCGCTCGATATCCCCGAGAACGATTTCGTGGCGATCATGGGCCCGTCGGGATCCGGGAAATCCACGATGATGAACCAGCTCGGGCTCCTGGATGTCCCGACTACCGGGAAGCTCTGCATCTCCGGGAGAGACGTCTCTTTTATGTCGAACCTGGAGCGCACGCACATGCGCCGGGACCTGATCGGGTACATCTTCCAGAAATTCTACCTGATCCCGCTGCTCTCCGCCTACGAGAACGTGGAGTATCCGCTGATCCTCAGGTACAAACAACGGGACACCTCGGGAAAAGCCGCGGAGCTCCTTGCCCGGGTGGGGATCGATGCCGAAATGAGCTTGCACCGGCCCAGCCAGCTGTCCGGCGGCCAGCAGCAGCGGGTAGCCATTGCCCGGGCGCTCGTGAACGATCCGAAGATCCTGCTCTGCGACGAGCCGACCGGGAACCTCGACAAAAAGACCGGGCTCCAGATCATGGATATCCTCTGTACCCTCCATAACGAGGGAAGGACCGTGATCCTTGTTACCCACGACCCGAAGATTGCGGAATACGCTTCACGGATCATCCGTCTCGATGACGGGCAGATCGTGGAGGAATCATGA
- a CDS encoding ABC transporter permease codes for MKFGDIFFELSLRSVRLNFTRSMLAAIGIVIGVVAISSMGMLGTNMQLEVKEQLSSSANTIVLSPDSVRMGAPGTAPSSSANSAITKTQLTKITTVTGQNGTVVPIYSTSSQFTINSLPGRGMVYGLDTSDIPAFLTLNDTYGKGTTNLGVNEVLVGSSIASNFGVTVGDRIKIGSVSSSARPELRIAGVLNARGTVADGVSTDNAIVVNSKWYTSQYGGKDEYNQVNIIVKDTDNIPDIEAAVDEKINTNPKKPAIRIRDASTLLATTTSTLSTVTTFIMAIGGISLVVAAVSIFNVMMMSVNERIQEIGILLSIGTERGEVRRMFLYEAFILGLLGATIGGICSLLIGYSVVDSMIGTTQYFFMFDSIVYVPLGMAIGIVVCIISGVYPAWKASNMDPIDALRSE; via the coding sequence ATGAAGTTCGGCGATATCTTCTTCGAGCTCTCGCTGCGGAGCGTGCGGCTGAACTTTACCCGGTCCATGCTTGCCGCCATCGGGATCGTGATCGGCGTTGTCGCGATCTCGTCCATGGGAATGCTCGGCACCAACATGCAGCTCGAAGTAAAAGAGCAGCTCTCGTCCAGCGCCAATACGATCGTCCTTTCCCCGGATTCGGTCCGGATGGGCGCACCCGGGACGGCACCGTCATCATCGGCAAACTCCGCCATCACAAAGACGCAGCTGACCAAGATCACGACCGTTACCGGCCAGAACGGCACGGTTGTCCCGATCTATTCGACGTCCTCGCAGTTCACCATCAATTCCCTCCCGGGAAGGGGTATGGTCTATGGCCTGGATACGAGCGACATCCCGGCGTTTTTGACGTTAAACGACACCTATGGGAAAGGAACAACCAACCTCGGCGTGAACGAGGTGCTCGTAGGATCCTCAATCGCCTCGAATTTCGGGGTCACGGTCGGGGACCGGATCAAGATCGGGTCGGTCTCCTCCTCTGCCCGGCCCGAGCTCCGGATCGCCGGCGTCCTCAATGCCCGGGGAACGGTAGCCGATGGCGTATCCACCGATAACGCGATTGTGGTCAACAGCAAGTGGTACACCAGCCAGTACGGCGGGAAGGACGAGTACAACCAGGTCAATATCATTGTAAAAGATACCGACAATATTCCCGATATCGAAGCCGCGGTCGATGAAAAGATCAACACGAACCCAAAGAAGCCGGCCATCCGGATCCGGGATGCCTCGACCCTGCTTGCCACAACCACCTCGACGTTGAGTACGGTGACCACGTTTATTATGGCAATCGGCGGGATCTCTCTTGTGGTCGCAGCCGTGAGCATCTTCAACGTGATGATGATGTCGGTAAACGAGCGGATCCAGGAGATCGGGATTTTGCTCTCCATCGGGACGGAACGCGGCGAAGTCCGCCGGATGTTTTTGTACGAAGCCTTCATCCTCGGGCTGCTCGGTGCCACCATCGGGGGGATATGCAGCCTGCTCATCGGGTACTCCGTGGTGGATTCGATGATCGGGACAACGCAGTATTTCTTTATGTTCGACAGTATCGTGTACGTCCCGCTGGGGATGGCAATCGGGATCGTGGTCTGCATTATATCCGGGGTGTACCCGGCATGGAAGGCCTCCAACATGGACCCGATCGATGCCCTGCGGAGCGAGTGA
- the hypD gene encoding hydrogenase formation protein HypD — translation MATGKEIAETLRGLVDRNMTFMHICGTHEAAIARTGLRSILPPQLKIVMGPGCPVCITPQGEIDAALDLVDKDCIIATYGDLLRVPGSKGSLESCGGDVRIVQGVHKAVEIAEKTDKEVVFISVGFETTAPTVAATILSRPPKNFSILSCHRLVPPAMKWMLEQGEAKLDGFVLPGHVCAIMGYEEYEQFAVPQVVAGFEADDILLGLLMLAEQLREGKARVDNAYPRVVTREGNVKAKKIMYEVFEPSDVEWRGFPVIPKSGLKLKPEFEQYDAQKKFDLVYKKVSKHSACICDKVLRGIAEPSDCKLFGKVCTPRTPVGPCMVSHEGACKIWHMYQVKKL, via the coding sequence ATGGCGACGGGAAAAGAGATCGCGGAGACGCTTCGCGGACTGGTGGACCGGAATATGACTTTCATGCACATCTGCGGTACGCACGAGGCCGCGATTGCACGGACCGGCCTGCGCAGTATCCTGCCGCCGCAGCTCAAGATCGTCATGGGCCCGGGCTGCCCGGTCTGCATTACGCCGCAGGGCGAGATCGATGCAGCGCTCGATCTCGTGGACAAGGACTGCATCATCGCTACCTACGGCGATCTTTTGCGGGTGCCCGGCTCGAAAGGGTCGTTAGAGTCCTGCGGCGGGGACGTGCGGATCGTGCAGGGCGTCCACAAGGCCGTGGAGATAGCTGAAAAGACCGACAAGGAAGTGGTCTTTATCTCGGTCGGCTTTGAAACGACCGCACCCACGGTTGCCGCAACCATCCTCTCCCGCCCGCCCAAAAACTTCTCGATCCTCTCCTGCCACCGGCTCGTCCCGCCCGCCATGAAGTGGATGCTCGAACAGGGCGAGGCAAAGCTCGACGGGTTCGTGCTCCCCGGCCATGTCTGTGCGATCATGGGGTACGAGGAGTACGAGCAGTTTGCGGTGCCGCAGGTCGTTGCCGGTTTCGAGGCCGACGATATTCTCCTTGGCCTGCTCATGCTCGCAGAACAGCTCCGCGAGGGAAAAGCCCGGGTCGACAATGCCTACCCGAGAGTCGTTACCCGGGAAGGAAATGTCAAGGCAAAGAAGATCATGTACGAGGTCTTCGAGCCGTCCGATGTCGAGTGGCGCGGTTTCCCGGTCATCCCGAAGTCGGGGCTGAAGCTCAAGCCCGAGTTCGAGCAGTATGATGCGCAGAAGAAGTTCGATCTCGTGTACAAAAAAGTAAGCAAGCACTCGGCCTGCATCTGCGACAAGGTCCTGCGCGGCATTGCCGAGCCCAGCGACTGCAAGCTCTTCGGGAAGGTCTGCACGCCCCGGACACCGGTTGGGCCCTGCATGGTCAGCCACGAGGGCGCCTGCAAGATCTGGCACATGTACCAGGTAAAGAAACTCTAA